One genomic segment of Pedobacter endophyticus includes these proteins:
- a CDS encoding STAS domain-containing protein has translation MDKIPILRMGNFLLVTIQVDLYDRLALDLEADLVQMVNKTSSRGVLIDISAVSIVDSFMGRIIGNIASMSKILDAETVVVGMQPAVAITLIELGLPLKGVHTALNVERGMNLLKSMIGSDIQDGEETDDDDTFAE, from the coding sequence ATGGATAAAATTCCTATTCTCCGGATGGGAAACTTCCTGCTTGTAACCATTCAGGTTGACCTTTATGACAGGCTGGCGCTCGATCTAGAGGCTGACCTGGTGCAGATGGTAAATAAGACAAGTTCGAGAGGTGTCTTAATAGATATTTCCGCAGTATCGATAGTCGACTCATTTATGGGGCGCATCATTGGTAATATCGCCAGCATGTCGAAGATTCTGGATGCTGAAACAGTGGTAGTGGGAATGCAGCCGGCTGTTGCTATTACTCTAATTGAGCTTGGCCTGCCATTGAAAGGTGTTCACACAGCACTCAATGTCGAACGCGGAATGAATCTTTTAAAATCCATGATTGGCTCTGATATCCAGGACGGGGAAGAAACCGATGATGATGATACTTTCGCTGAGTAA
- the fbp gene encoding class 1 fructose-bisphosphatase has translation MVCGVKTLGQFIIEKQADFPYAKGELSRLLRDIGIAAKIVNREINKAGLVDIIGHVGTTNIQGEKQKKLDVYADQQFIAALTSGGECCIIASEEEEEIIHIDSPVSQNAKYIVCIDPMDGSSNTDVNVAVGTIFSIYRRKSLQGRASINDVLQKGVDQVAAGYIIYGSSTMLVYTTGKGVNGFTLDPSIGEFCLSHPEMKIPETGATYSINEGNYVHFPEGVKKYIKYCQVEDEASNRPYTSRYIGSMVGDIHRSLINGGIYIYPTTARSPEGKLRLLYECNPIAFIIEQAGGKATTGFERILEIQPKEVHQRVPIFIGSTKMVEKAEEMMLLYTAKSASVEEKVDRKLENLGVIGGID, from the coding sequence ATGGTTTGTGGCGTGAAAACACTGGGGCAATTTATTATAGAAAAACAAGCTGATTTTCCTTACGCAAAGGGCGAGCTTTCGAGGTTGCTCAGAGATATTGGAATTGCGGCAAAGATCGTCAATCGCGAAATCAATAAAGCAGGTTTGGTTGATATTATCGGCCATGTAGGTACAACAAATATACAGGGCGAAAAACAAAAAAAACTCGATGTATATGCCGATCAGCAATTTATAGCGGCGCTTACAAGTGGTGGCGAGTGCTGCATTATCGCGTCAGAAGAAGAAGAAGAAATTATTCATATCGATTCGCCAGTTTCGCAGAATGCAAAGTATATCGTTTGTATTGATCCGATGGACGGATCATCAAATACGGATGTTAATGTTGCGGTTGGAACGATTTTTTCAATTTACAGGCGAAAAAGTTTGCAAGGCAGGGCGAGTATAAATGATGTGCTACAAAAGGGAGTAGATCAGGTTGCTGCGGGTTATATTATTTACGGTTCATCAACCATGTTGGTTTATACTACTGGCAAGGGGGTCAATGGGTTTACGCTGGATCCATCGATAGGCGAGTTTTGTCTCTCTCATCCGGAAATGAAAATTCCTGAAACCGGAGCTACGTACTCTATAAATGAGGGTAACTACGTTCACTTTCCTGAAGGGGTGAAAAAATACATTAAGTATTGCCAGGTAGAGGATGAGGCATCTAATCGCCCATATACTTCTCGCTATATCGGATCGATGGTTGGCGATATTCACAGAAGTTTGATCAACGGAGGTATTTATATCTATCCTACAACCGCCCGCTCGCCAGAAGGAAAATTGCGATTGCTTTATGAATGCAATCCGATAGCTTTTATCATTGAACAAGCAGGAGGTAAGGCGACAACAGGCTTTGAACGAATTTTAGAAATCCAACCAAAAGAAGTTCATCAAAGAGTTCCAATATTTATCGGTTCTACTAAAATGGTTGAAAAGGCAGAAGAGATGATGTTGCTTTATACTGCTAAATCTGCGTCGGTTGAAGAAAAAGTCGATCGTAAATTAGAAAATTTAGGTGTAATTGGCGGGATTGATTAA
- a CDS encoding anti-sigma regulatory factor: protein MMMILSLSKDNIQVQKEQDVVLLRNRVREVAVKIKMGLVNQTKLITAASELLRNMLRYGGGGECLIEVVTRGRDNGVRLTFKDQGPGISDIAAAMKDGFSTGKSLGLGLPGAKRLSNEFDIKSKPGEGTVVMILKWANG, encoded by the coding sequence ATGATGATGATACTTTCGCTGAGTAAGGATAACATTCAGGTACAAAAAGAGCAGGATGTGGTCTTATTGCGTAACCGTGTCCGTGAGGTGGCAGTCAAAATCAAAATGGGTCTGGTTAACCAAACCAAGTTGATCACTGCTGCAAGCGAACTTTTAAGAAACATGCTCCGTTACGGTGGAGGCGGAGAATGCCTTATCGAGGTAGTAACCCGCGGGAGGGACAATGGAGTTAGATTGACCTTTAAGGATCAAGGCCCTGGTATTTCTGATATTGCAGCAGCGATGAAAGATGGCTTTTCCACTGGCAAAAGTCTTGGGCTGGGACTTCCCGGTGCAAAGCGTCTCAGTAATGAATTTGATATAAAAAGTAAGCCCGGAGAAGGGACAGTGGTGATGATTTTAAAATGGGCAAATGGTTGA
- a CDS encoding ATP-binding protein: MVDATHIRLQADDRSYFSLLKKDIHQRLLKIGMDTTRIAEVDIITAEMTSNLFKYADGGEILFGIFSEEGIPYIELISIDKGPGMRNPARMIQDGMSTSNTLGAGLGSIRRLSDTFDLYSIVDWGTIVLSRIYIGVKPLVKRGLIIRPIVVSKPGETTSGDGFTYKTNGKSFKLMLGDGLGHGPAANQAVNEGAKAFKVFPDSSPVETLRFVHFSIKKTRGMVANVTTFSSEKGEWSSAGIGNIAAKWIGPVGSKNQMSYNGIVGHNIPNTMNDQTVNISEYNQLVLCSDGIKTRWETTKYPGILNHDPALLAAAIYKDHARFTDDMSIIVIKVR, encoded by the coding sequence ATGGTTGACGCTACACATATAAGGCTACAGGCTGATGACAGAAGTTATTTTTCTCTCCTTAAAAAGGACATACATCAGCGGCTTTTGAAAATAGGAATGGATACGACGCGGATTGCCGAAGTTGATATTATCACTGCCGAAATGACAAGCAATCTTTTCAAATATGCTGATGGGGGGGAAATCCTGTTTGGCATTTTTAGCGAAGAAGGGATCCCTTACATCGAGCTTATTTCTATAGACAAGGGGCCCGGAATGAGAAATCCTGCCAGGATGATCCAGGACGGCATGTCAACAAGCAACACCCTAGGAGCGGGTCTTGGAAGTATCAGGCGTTTATCTGATACTTTTGATCTTTATTCCATCGTGGACTGGGGAACTATTGTGTTGAGCAGGATATATATTGGGGTCAAGCCTTTAGTTAAAAGAGGTTTGATCATTCGCCCTATTGTAGTCAGTAAACCAGGTGAGACGACTAGCGGGGATGGCTTCACCTATAAAACCAATGGCAAAAGCTTCAAATTGATGCTTGGAGACGGCCTTGGGCATGGCCCGGCTGCAAACCAGGCTGTAAATGAAGGGGCAAAAGCTTTTAAGGTTTTTCCTGATTCCAGTCCGGTTGAAACGCTTCGCTTCGTGCATTTTTCGATTAAAAAGACTAGGGGCATGGTAGCTAATGTTACAACTTTCAGCAGTGAAAAGGGTGAATGGTCCTCTGCCGGAATTGGCAATATCGCTGCAAAGTGGATTGGACCGGTTGGCTCTAAAAACCAGATGTCCTATAATGGTATCGTTGGCCACAATATACCAAACACCATGAATGATCAGACTGTCAATATTTCTGAATATAATCAGCTCGTATTATGCTCAGATGGAATCAAGACCCGATGGGAAACAACCAAATATCCGGGTATTTTAAACCATGACCCGGCCTTACTTGCAGCGGCTATTTATAAGGATCATGCAAGATTCACAGATGATATGTCGATAATTGTTATAAAAGTCCGTTGA
- a CDS encoding tRNA1(Val) (adenine(37)-N6)-methyltransferase: protein MKINTDGVLIGALADHSSPKNILDIGTGTGVIALMLAQRFPEANVQAVEIDAQAAETAAKNFQRSVFNERLTINNIAIEQYTSASKFDLIVSNPPFFVNDLKSDEMRKGIARHASEAFFNSLIAKADELLTTNGKIWLILPVKIADEVIKTASTFGLGLAERINLHSDSSKPTFRQIICLDRQFGVLKESDFYIYDSLKVHTAEYKALLKDFFLAF, encoded by the coding sequence ATGAAAATTAATACTGATGGCGTGTTAATTGGGGCTTTGGCAGATCATTCATCGCCAAAAAACATCTTAGATATTGGAACCGGAACGGGGGTAATAGCGCTGATGCTGGCTCAGCGTTTTCCGGAAGCAAATGTCCAAGCTGTTGAAATTGACGCACAGGCGGCGGAAACCGCTGCCAAAAATTTTCAACGTTCAGTTTTTAACGAACGCTTAACAATCAATAATATAGCAATTGAACAATATACCAGCGCCAGCAAATTCGATTTAATTGTTTCTAATCCGCCGTTTTTTGTAAACGACTTGAAAAGTGACGAAATGAGAAAGGGCATTGCCAGGCATGCTAGCGAGGCGTTTTTCAATTCATTGATAGCTAAAGCGGACGAGCTTTTAACAACTAACGGGAAAATTTGGTTGATTTTACCGGTAAAAATTGCGGATGAGGTAATAAAAACGGCATCCACGTTTGGGCTCGGTTTGGCCGAGAGAATCAACCTGCATTCGGATTCATCTAAACCTACTTTCAGGCAAATTATCTGTTTAGATAGGCAATTCGGCGTTTTGAAAGAAAGTGATTTTTACATCTATGATTCGCTAAAGGTTCATACTGCGGAATACAAGGCATTGTTAAAGGATTTTTTTCTGGCATTTTAG
- a CDS encoding metallophosphoesterase family protein, translating to MKKIGLISDTHGYLDDAVFKHFESVDEIWHAGDFGPGVVEPLAAFKPLRGVFGNIDTADIRAEFPEQNRFRCENVDVWMTHIGGYPGRYSTFVKPAIYTNPPKLFITGHSHILKVVFDEKIKCLHINPGAAGKHGWHKVRTLVRFCITDEIIHTLEVIELSGR from the coding sequence ATGAAAAAGATAGGATTAATTTCTGACACGCATGGTTATTTGGATGATGCTGTTTTTAAGCACTTCGAAAGCGTAGATGAGATATGGCATGCGGGAGATTTCGGGCCAGGTGTTGTAGAGCCGTTAGCGGCATTTAAACCGCTTCGCGGAGTTTTTGGTAACATCGATACTGCGGACATCAGAGCTGAGTTTCCTGAACAAAATCGTTTTAGGTGCGAAAACGTAGATGTTTGGATGACGCACATTGGCGGATATCCCGGCAGATATTCTACTTTTGTAAAGCCTGCAATTTACACTAACCCGCCTAAATTATTTATTACCGGGCACTCTCACATCTTAAAAGTAGTTTTCGATGAAAAGATAAAATGCCTGCATATTAACCCCGGTGCTGCAGGAAAACACGGTTGGCATAAAGTGAGAACATTGGTTCGTTTTTGCATTACTGACGAAATTATTCATACATTAGAGGTAATAGAGTTATCGGGTAGATAA
- the gloA2 gene encoding SMU1112c/YaeR family gloxylase I-like metalloprotein, translated as MFNRIHHVAIICSDYEKSKDFYVNKLGLTVVSEVFRVERKLYKLDLAVNGIYQIELFSFENPPARPSRPEAQGLRHLAFEVDDIEKEIARLNDADITTEPIRVDEWTGKRFTFFADPDGLPLELYEVE; from the coding sequence ATGTTCAACCGCATTCACCACGTCGCCATTATCTGTTCTGATTACGAAAAGTCGAAGGATTTTTATGTAAATAAGCTTGGTTTAACTGTGGTTAGTGAAGTATTTCGTGTCGAAAGGAAATTGTATAAATTGGATCTAGCAGTTAATGGAATTTACCAAATTGAGCTTTTTTCTTTCGAGAATCCGCCTGCACGTCCGTCTCGTCCCGAGGCGCAGGGTTTACGGCATTTGGCTTTTGAGGTTGATGATATTGAAAAAGAGATTGCCAGATTGAATGATGCGGATATTACTACCGAACCGATTCGTGTTGATGAATGGACAGGGAAGAGGTTTACTTTTTTTGCTGATCCGGATGGCCTGCCGCTAGAATTGTATGAAGTAGAATGA
- a CDS encoding sensor histidine kinase: MKEIIGISLENEMDLILAHKRTMQVGEQLGLTVATRTTLATAVSEVVRTVIDLTDNGKLSIVISGKIPRFSINANISFESDLTFRETDEGFYYAKRLLPDFHFEVNKNSYKIGMGLGLPRSLKLDEGKIGLLKVYFDTSSPLNAYEEIKNKNSQLNRLTAEQEKEIRIVRELDERKKEFISVASHELKTPITVIKAYTQMLRLLKAEYSDKVGKLVEKLETQTNKLSLLAYQLMDVSKLEHGSLQYDMAKVDLNRFLNETVSMLSNVHSHNKLDLQLGRKCVAMADPLRLEQVFTNLVGNASKYSAKGSVITIATSVSDEEDVVLIKVSDSGIGMSKDGVAKIFDKFYRMEEVASSHPGLGMGLYIASKIVSDHSGKIWVESVQDVGSTFFFTIPLISENLH, from the coding sequence ATGAAAGAGATTATCGGGATTTCACTGGAAAACGAAATGGATCTCATCCTTGCCCACAAGCGAACTATGCAGGTGGGAGAACAGCTTGGGCTGACTGTGGCTACACGCACCACGCTTGCTACCGCTGTATCAGAAGTGGTAAGAACAGTAATTGATCTTACCGATAATGGAAAGTTAAGTATTGTAATTTCTGGGAAGATACCTCGTTTTTCTATAAACGCAAACATTTCATTCGAAAGTGATCTTACTTTTCGCGAGACAGATGAGGGTTTCTATTATGCCAAACGCCTTTTACCTGATTTTCATTTTGAGGTAAACAAAAATTCTTACAAGATAGGAATGGGGCTCGGGCTTCCAAGATCACTAAAACTTGATGAGGGTAAAATCGGTTTGTTGAAAGTATATTTCGATACCTCGTCACCTTTGAATGCCTACGAGGAAATTAAGAACAAAAACAGTCAGCTAAATCGGCTTACTGCCGAGCAGGAAAAAGAGATTCGAATTGTAAGGGAACTTGATGAGCGAAAAAAGGAATTCATCTCGGTCGCAAGCCATGAACTGAAAACCCCGATCACGGTTATCAAAGCATACACGCAGATGTTAAGACTGTTAAAGGCAGAATATTCTGACAAAGTAGGCAAGCTGGTAGAGAAACTGGAAACTCAAACTAATAAGCTATCCTTGCTTGCTTACCAATTAATGGATGTTTCAAAACTGGAACATGGAAGTCTACAATATGATATGGCAAAGGTTGACCTGAATCGTTTCTTAAACGAAACGGTATCAATGTTGTCAAATGTTCATTCCCACAATAAACTCGATCTACAGTTAGGTAGGAAATGTGTTGCCATGGCTGATCCCCTACGACTTGAACAAGTATTTACGAACCTTGTCGGTAATGCATCAAAATATTCTGCAAAGGGATCGGTGATAACCATTGCCACAAGTGTCTCAGATGAGGAAGATGTGGTGTTGATAAAGGTGTCTGATTCAGGGATAGGCATGTCGAAAGATGGTGTCGCAAAAATTTTTGATAAGTTTTACAGGATGGAAGAGGTAGCCAGTTCTCATCCAGGACTGGGAATGGGGCTTTATATAGCATCAAAGATAGTATCTGATCATAGCGGAAAAATCTGGGTGGAGAGTGTTCAGGATGTCGGGTCCACCTTTTTCTTTACCATACCCTTGATATCCGAAAATCTTCATTAA
- a CDS encoding STAS domain-containing protein has protein sequence MSFNTLKLLQKQKTNILEIWMKNQLSDEGLREDLISNEDLREQSGELVAALITNLSNDDLEDMDGDSWNSVIEILGGIAITRARQGFSPRETGRFVFSLKEAILEVLQNGITDPQQLFLESMKINRVMDNLSVVTFETFIKGREEVILRQTDEITEISTPVIRVWDGILALPIIGTLDSSRTQIVMENLLQEIVETGSSIAILDISGVPAVDSLVAQHLIKTVSATRLMGAECIISGIRPEIAQTVVHLGIDLSNIITKASLASALAHAFKILRLEVKKAGSINKTNNF, from the coding sequence ATGTCATTTAATACGCTAAAATTGCTACAAAAACAAAAAACAAACATCCTTGAGATTTGGATGAAAAACCAATTATCTGATGAAGGGCTTCGTGAAGACCTGATCAGCAATGAAGATCTCAGGGAACAATCAGGGGAACTGGTTGCCGCATTGATCACTAATCTTTCAAACGATGATCTGGAAGACATGGACGGAGATAGCTGGAATTCGGTTATTGAGATTCTTGGGGGAATAGCCATTACCAGGGCCCGTCAGGGATTTTCTCCTCGGGAAACTGGTCGCTTCGTCTTCAGCTTAAAAGAAGCTATCCTTGAAGTTCTGCAAAATGGAATCACGGATCCACAACAACTCTTTCTAGAAAGTATGAAGATTAATAGGGTAATGGACAATCTAAGTGTTGTTACCTTTGAAACTTTCATTAAGGGAAGAGAAGAAGTTATTTTAAGACAGACCGATGAGATTACAGAAATATCAACACCAGTTATTCGTGTATGGGACGGGATCCTGGCACTTCCCATAATTGGTACACTTGACAGTTCCAGGACGCAGATCGTAATGGAAAATTTGCTTCAGGAGATTGTAGAGACGGGATCAAGTATTGCAATTCTTGACATTTCCGGAGTACCTGCGGTAGATTCACTTGTTGCACAACATTTAATCAAAACTGTTAGTGCTACTAGGTTAATGGGAGCCGAATGTATCATCAGTGGAATCAGACCCGAAATAGCCCAGACTGTTGTCCACCTCGGTATTGACCTTTCCAATATTATCACCAAGGCAAGCCTTGCAAGTGCATTGGCTCATGCTTTCAAGATACTGAGACTTGAGGTAAAAAAGGCTGGTTCTATCAATAAAACTAACAACTTCTAA
- a CDS encoding DUF6364 family protein has translation MNTKLTLNLSKHLIDKAKIYATSHQVSLSKLIENYLNSLTSDIQQKSSVSPLVESLTGIIPADYDEKKDHRIYIDKKYS, from the coding sequence ATGAATACTAAACTGACATTAAATCTGAGTAAACATTTAATTGACAAAGCAAAGATATATGCAACGAGTCATCAAGTAAGTCTTTCCAAATTAATTGAAAATTACCTTAATTCTTTGACGAGTGATATACAGCAGAAATCGTCTGTAAGCCCATTAGTCGAAAGCTTAACCGGGATAATACCAGCCGATTATGATGAGAAAAAAGACCATCGAATTTATATCGATAAGAAATATTCGTAA
- a CDS encoding Crp/Fnr family transcriptional regulator → MITLSITAHHMDFEQFYNQLHSLTQEAKMDLVDAIKIFTAKKGRSLLRKGAVCQNIYFVKNGLCKTFFFKEDKEFIMRFFIEGSIFTVLDSFLTQSPSKFAINVLEPTTYICLSYTQLHLLCKKHHCMETFYRELVSGASINMMKRITELLEDNASERYFNFVKEYPELLQRISLGDLSNYLGITQVSLSRIRAVK, encoded by the coding sequence ATGATAACTTTATCCATTACGGCACACCATATGGATTTTGAACAATTTTATAATCAGCTTCACTCACTAACTCAGGAAGCTAAAATGGATTTAGTTGATGCTATCAAAATATTCACAGCTAAAAAGGGACGCTCACTGCTGAGAAAAGGTGCGGTTTGCCAAAATATATATTTTGTTAAGAATGGACTGTGTAAAACCTTTTTCTTCAAAGAGGACAAAGAATTTATTATGCGCTTTTTCATTGAAGGATCCATTTTTACAGTGCTTGATAGTTTCCTAACCCAGTCACCTTCTAAATTTGCTATTAATGTTCTGGAGCCAACTACCTATATATGCTTAAGCTATACTCAACTACACTTACTTTGCAAAAAACACCATTGTATGGAAACCTTTTACAGAGAGCTTGTTTCAGGTGCATCAATTAATATGATGAAACGAATAACTGAGCTACTAGAAGATAATGCATCCGAGCGATATTTCAATTTTGTAAAAGAATATCCTGAACTGCTTCAGCGAATTAGTCTGGGTGATCTTTCCAATTATCTAGGTATAACGCAGGTTTCTTTAAGTAGGATAAGAGCCGTCAAATAA
- the rnhA gene encoding ribonuclease HI produces the protein MIEIYTDGAASGNPGPGGYGTILRAGKHYKELSGGFRMTTNNRMELLAVIKGLEALKSLNQQVTVYSDSKYVVDAVEKKWVFGWVSKGFKDKKNKDLWLRFLELYKLHQVKFIWIKGHNAHPENERCDRLAVFASQDKQNLAIDSVFEAERNKQTLL, from the coding sequence ATGATAGAGATTTATACAGACGGAGCAGCGAGCGGAAATCCCGGCCCAGGCGGCTATGGCACCATTCTGAGAGCCGGAAAGCATTATAAGGAACTTAGCGGCGGATTTAGGATGACAACCAATAACCGAATGGAGTTACTTGCCGTAATAAAGGGACTTGAAGCTTTAAAGAGCCTCAACCAACAAGTAACCGTTTACTCCGATTCAAAGTACGTTGTTGATGCGGTAGAAAAAAAATGGGTTTTTGGCTGGGTAAGCAAGGGTTTTAAAGATAAAAAGAACAAAGACCTCTGGCTTCGTTTTCTCGAATTGTATAAGTTGCACCAGGTTAAATTTATCTGGATCAAGGGCCACAATGCCCATCCGGAGAATGAGCGTTGCGATAGACTGGCCGTTTTTGCGTCGCAAGATAAGCAGAACCTGGCCATCGATAGCGTATTTGAGGCTGAACGGAATAAGCAAACGCTGCTTTAA
- a CDS encoding recombinase family protein, which yields MARLADLYIRVSTDEQAEKGYSLRSQKDVLERYCDINGIRIRKIFTEDHSAKTFNRPQWKQLLTFLKRSKRESDLLLFTKWDRFSRNTSDAYQMIAFLRKLGIEPQAIEQPLNLDVPENKMILAVYLTTPEIENDRRGLSTKAGIRQAKKEGRWTGPAPLGYVNKTKEDGSKYICHKFPEAAIIKWVFDQLERNVFSGEQILIEALEKGLKCSKNNFYCVIKNPMYYGKVTVPRFKDEEEELVDGKHQALISEEQFHKVQEILAARGKVHGRQVSVPEQMPLRGFLMCPKCTRKLTGSAPGAKVTRIYYYHCHSKCGARIRANVMNARFVEHIENIKLESKFVPLISIALNDAYENQLKDLLEEKKKLKAQIEGTQYRIRQAREMLLEGALDSSDFRVIKSENTEKLEKLSALLQELKNKNKIILDREYIIGHALGSIENLNVLFTKSDIEEKRLLISHLYPEGISYKHEKFSYHHFNKAGRIIFNSSLISL from the coding sequence ATGGCAAGATTAGCAGATTTATACATCAGGGTCAGTACAGATGAGCAGGCTGAGAAAGGGTATTCATTGAGAAGCCAGAAAGATGTATTGGAAAGATACTGTGATATAAACGGAATTAGGATTAGAAAAATCTTTACCGAAGATCATTCGGCAAAAACCTTTAATCGGCCCCAGTGGAAACAACTCCTTACGTTTTTAAAAAGATCCAAGCGCGAATCAGACCTACTCCTATTCACTAAATGGGACAGGTTCAGCCGCAATACCAGCGATGCATACCAGATGATTGCATTTCTTCGTAAGCTCGGGATTGAACCACAGGCTATAGAACAGCCACTGAACTTAGACGTTCCCGAAAATAAGATGATCCTTGCGGTTTATTTGACTACACCAGAGATTGAAAATGACAGGCGGGGATTGAGTACAAAAGCGGGTATCCGTCAGGCTAAAAAGGAAGGACGTTGGACTGGTCCCGCACCATTGGGATATGTAAATAAAACCAAAGAGGACGGCTCTAAATACATTTGCCACAAATTTCCGGAAGCTGCGATAATCAAATGGGTATTCGACCAATTGGAAAGAAACGTTTTTTCAGGGGAGCAGATATTGATTGAAGCGCTAGAAAAAGGGCTTAAATGCAGTAAAAACAACTTTTATTGCGTTATAAAAAACCCGATGTATTATGGGAAGGTTACTGTTCCAAGGTTCAAAGATGAAGAAGAGGAACTAGTAGATGGGAAACACCAGGCATTAATAAGCGAAGAGCAATTCCATAAAGTGCAGGAAATCCTAGCCGCGAGGGGGAAGGTACATGGTAGGCAGGTTTCTGTTCCTGAGCAGATGCCTCTAAGGGGATTTCTTATGTGCCCAAAATGCACAAGAAAACTCACAGGAAGTGCTCCTGGCGCTAAGGTTACTCGCATTTATTACTACCATTGTCATTCCAAATGCGGGGCTAGAATTAGGGCTAATGTAATGAATGCCAGATTTGTTGAGCACATCGAAAACATTAAACTGGAAAGTAAATTTGTTCCTTTAATCTCAATCGCCTTAAACGACGCCTACGAAAACCAATTGAAAGACCTTTTGGAAGAAAAGAAAAAACTTAAAGCACAGATCGAAGGCACTCAATATAGAATCCGGCAAGCGAGAGAAATGCTTTTGGAAGGTGCGTTGGATAGTTCAGACTTCAGGGTCATTAAGTCGGAAAACACTGAGAAACTCGAGAAGCTCAGCGCTTTACTCCAAGAGCTAAAAAACAAAAACAAAATCATTCTAGACAGAGAATATATCATCGGACACGCTCTAGGTTCTATTGAGAATCTAAACGTGCTTTTTACAAAATCAGATATCGAAGAGAAAAGATTGTTGATTAGTCATCTCTATCCAGAGGGAATAAGTTACAAACATGAAAAATTTAGCTATCATCACTTCAATAAAGCTGGACGGATAATATTTAACTCTTCATTAATTTCTTTATAA
- a CDS encoding type II toxin-antitoxin system VapC family toxin yields the protein MEKNFVDVKVIINLLAKREPFYIDAQALFTLSDKKEIQLCISSLSSANAYYSIVKHHKEVDAKKYLAKFKVLVTVFALEDKAIDLALASDFEVFEDGLQYFVAMNNEVDIIITRNKKGFKNSKIPVLTAGEYLKK from the coding sequence ATGGAAAAAAATTTTGTCGATGTCAAGGTAATTATTAATCTTTTAGCTAAGCGTGAACCATTCTATATAGATGCCCAAGCTTTGTTTACCTTAAGCGATAAAAAGGAAATACAACTATGCATTTCATCTTTATCATCTGCAAATGCGTACTATTCAATCGTTAAACATCATAAAGAAGTAGACGCAAAAAAATATTTAGCAAAATTTAAGGTTCTCGTTACCGTTTTCGCTCTGGAGGATAAAGCGATTGACTTGGCCCTGGCTTCAGACTTTGAAGTTTTCGAAGATGGTTTGCAATACTTTGTAGCTATGAACAATGAGGTAGACATCATCATCACCAGAAACAAAAAAGGTTTCAAAAATTCAAAGATCCCTGTTTTGACTGCTGGAGAATATTTGAAAAAATAA